In Candidatus Defluviilinea proxima, a single genomic region encodes these proteins:
- the icd gene encoding NADP-dependent isocitrate dehydrogenase has translation MSYQNVKVPEGGAKISIQNGKLNVPDNPIIPFVEGDGTGRDIWRASVRVFDAAVEKAYGGKRKVHWMEVYAGEKSFKLFQSWLPDETTEAFKEFLVGIKGPLTTPIGGGIRSLNVQLRKVLDLYVCQRPVRWYKGVPSPVKHPEDVDMVIFRENTEDIYTGIEFANGTEDNEKFKKLFKEAFPKEYAKMRFPDSSGIGFKPVSVEGTERLVRAAIQWALDNKRKSVNFVHKGNIMKFTEGAFKDWGYKLAAREFRNQIVTERETWILGNKEKNPNLSVEDNAKMIDPGFDMMSPAQQNDIKGEVDEALKLWATHGEGKWKKMLLIKDSIADVSLQFTIIRPKDYDVIATMNLNGDYLSDALAAQVGGIGIAPGANINYVTGHAIFEATHGTAPKYADLDKVNPGSVILSGEMMFRYMGWTEVADLIVKGMEGAIAAKTVTYDFARLMDNPTEVKCSEFGDAIISHM, from the coding sequence ATGTCATATCAGAATGTGAAAGTCCCTGAAGGCGGGGCAAAGATCTCAATTCAAAATGGGAAGTTGAATGTTCCCGATAATCCGATCATCCCGTTCGTGGAGGGTGATGGCACTGGGCGCGATATTTGGCGTGCTTCGGTGCGTGTGTTCGATGCGGCCGTGGAAAAAGCGTACGGCGGCAAACGCAAAGTGCATTGGATGGAAGTGTACGCGGGTGAGAAATCTTTCAAGTTGTTCCAGAGTTGGTTGCCTGATGAGACAACCGAGGCCTTCAAGGAATTTCTGGTTGGCATCAAGGGACCTCTCACAACCCCGATCGGCGGCGGCATCCGTTCATTGAATGTGCAACTCCGCAAAGTGTTGGACCTCTATGTTTGTCAGCGTCCTGTGCGTTGGTACAAGGGCGTGCCCTCGCCTGTGAAGCATCCTGAAGACGTGGACATGGTCATCTTCCGCGAGAACACCGAGGATATTTATACAGGTATCGAGTTCGCGAACGGCACAGAAGATAATGAGAAGTTCAAGAAGTTATTCAAGGAAGCCTTCCCGAAGGAATATGCCAAGATGCGCTTCCCTGATTCCTCTGGGATTGGTTTCAAGCCTGTGTCTGTTGAAGGCACTGAAAGATTGGTACGCGCCGCCATTCAATGGGCGTTGGATAACAAACGCAAGAGTGTGAACTTTGTCCATAAGGGCAACATCATGAAGTTCACGGAAGGCGCGTTCAAAGACTGGGGTTATAAACTTGCCGCGCGCGAATTCCGCAATCAAATCGTGACCGAACGCGAAACATGGATCCTTGGCAACAAGGAAAAGAATCCGAATTTGAGCGTGGAAGATAACGCTAAGATGATCGACCCTGGCTTCGATATGATGAGCCCCGCACAACAGAACGACATTAAGGGTGAAGTAGATGAAGCCCTTAAATTATGGGCCACGCACGGCGAAGGCAAATGGAAGAAGATGCTCCTCATCAAAGATTCCATCGCCGATGTATCTCTACAGTTCACGATCATTCGCCCGAAGGATTATGATGTCATCGCCACGATGAACTTGAATGGCGATTATCTCTCCGATGCTTTGGCCGCGCAGGTGGGCGGTATTGGTATCGCTCCGGGCGCGAACATCAACTATGTGACCGGTCACGCCATCTTCGAAGCGACTCATGGTACGGCTCCGAAATATGCTGACCTCGATAAGGTTAACCCGGGTTCAGTGATTCTCTCCGGTGAGATGATGTTCCGCTACATGGGCTGGACCGAAGTCGCTGACTTGATCGTCAAAGGCATGGAAGGGGCCATTGCCGCGAAGACAGTCACTTACGATTTCGCCCGCTTGATGGACAACCCGACCGAAGTGAAATGCTCCGAGTTCGGCGATGCGATCATCAGTCATATGTAA